A stretch of the Janthinobacterium sp. B9-8 genome encodes the following:
- a CDS encoding aminoglycoside phosphotransferase family protein: protein MTRTDSLNSWLAETLGQAPKTLEIAAVDASVRSYWRAVFSDRSLIIMDAIPANFDCQPFLQQQQRLANAGLPVPSVLAQNLEQGWVVLEDLGTKTLASLIDADNAANYYRQAISLLVKMQVSTPIDGLVPFDGAFMQREMEICREWYFGKAYGVTLEGKDLGVWERSCALIVAHNMAQPTLYMHRDFHSRNIMVQDDALRLIDFQDAVLGPITYDLVSLLKDAYLDWDEAFVLDLAIRYWEQARAAGLPVHEDFGDFYRAFEWQGLQRHLKILGLFARLKHRDGKEQYQADIPRVFEYVRKVCLRYSELTPLGRLLLNLHGEPVVTGFTF from the coding sequence ATGACTAGAACAGATTCCCTGAATTCCTGGCTTGCCGAAACACTCGGTCAAGCCCCAAAAACACTAGAAATTGCGGCGGTTGACGCCAGCGTTCGCTCTTATTGGCGTGCCGTTTTTAGTGATCGCAGCTTGATTATTATGGATGCAATTCCGGCTAATTTTGATTGCCAGCCTTTTTTACAACAGCAGCAACGCCTTGCCAATGCTGGCTTGCCAGTGCCTAGCGTTCTGGCGCAGAACCTTGAGCAAGGTTGGGTGGTGCTCGAAGACTTGGGCACCAAAACCCTCGCCAGCTTGATTGATGCTGACAACGCCGCCAATTATTACCGTCAGGCCATTTCTTTATTGGTGAAAATGCAGGTGAGCACTCCTATTGATGGCTTAGTGCCTTTTGATGGGGCGTTTATGCAACGCGAAATGGAGATTTGCCGCGAGTGGTACTTTGGCAAAGCCTATGGTGTGACACTTGAAGGCAAAGACTTGGGTGTGTGGGAGCGTAGTTGTGCGCTGATTGTTGCGCATAATATGGCCCAGCCAACCCTCTATATGCATCGCGATTTTCACTCCCGAAATATCATGGTGCAAGACGATGCTTTGCGTTTGATTGATTTTCAGGATGCGGTACTTGGCCCAATTACTTACGACTTAGTCTCTTTGCTTAAAGACGCATATTTGGATTGGGATGAAGCCTTTGTGCTTGATTTAGCGATTCGCTATTGGGAGCAAGCCCGTGCCGCTGGCCTGCCAGTGCACGAAGATTTTGGCGATTTTTATCGCGCATTCGAATGGCAAGGCCTGCAACGCCATCTTAAAATCCTGGGCCTATTTGCCCGCCTGAAGCATCGTGATGGCAAAGAGCAATATCAGGCCGATATCCCCCGTGTATTTGAATATGTGCGTAAAGTTTGCCTGCGTTACAGCGAATTAACGCCGCTGGGCCGCTTGCTGCTTAATCTGCACGGCGAGCCTGTCGTTACCGGATTCACCTTTTAA
- a CDS encoding 4Fe-4S binding protein, whose protein sequence is MTILNSRTAQFGNFLRDHAHWLRKLQWVVVFFYLFLLIIPTLVSLPDESARVFNHLVIFAQFAFWGIWWPFVLISMLLMGRVWCGWFCPEGMLTEWASERGRNHTIPRWIRWQGWPFVAFACTTVYGQLLSVYQYPLAAMLVLGGSTVAAVGVGYWYGRSKRVWCRYLCPVNGVFNLLAKLAPWHYKVDVDAWKAPQQKVIPVNCAPLVPMRNMQGATECHMCGRCSDYRGAIALSVRSPEAEITQFSKGSGWETVLILFGLMGLAVGAFQWTASPWLVDAKQMMAEWLVNRDIFWPLQDNAPWWILTHYPEVNDSFSWLDGGLIVAYIGCSMLFLGGSLYLCLKLADWILPKRDVLSVHKLTQSFIPAAACGVFLGLSALTVNLLKHEGVATAWAPAARAVLLSMALLWSLRLFWRLASQRTMQWWPRLGALTLAGLGLVLYGWAWVLLFFVWA, encoded by the coding sequence ATGACTATTTTGAATTCGCGTACCGCTCAGTTCGGCAACTTTTTACGGGACCACGCTCATTGGCTGCGCAAGCTGCAATGGGTGGTGGTTTTTTTCTATTTATTTCTGCTGATTATTCCGACTTTGGTCAGCCTGCCTGATGAAAGCGCGCGGGTTTTTAATCATCTGGTGATTTTTGCGCAGTTTGCATTTTGGGGGATTTGGTGGCCGTTTGTGCTGATCTCCATGCTGCTGATGGGGCGTGTTTGGTGTGGCTGGTTTTGTCCGGAGGGCATGCTGACAGAATGGGCCAGTGAGCGCGGGCGCAATCATACGATTCCTCGCTGGATACGCTGGCAGGGTTGGCCCTTTGTGGCTTTCGCCTGTACCACCGTCTATGGGCAGCTGCTGAGTGTTTACCAATATCCCTTGGCCGCGATGCTGGTACTGGGTGGCTCGACCGTGGCGGCGGTGGGTGTTGGCTATTGGTATGGGCGTAGTAAACGGGTGTGGTGTCGCTATCTCTGCCCTGTGAATGGCGTATTTAATTTGCTGGCAAAGCTGGCTCCTTGGCATTACAAGGTGGATGTGGATGCTTGGAAAGCGCCGCAGCAGAAGGTGATTCCGGTTAACTGTGCGCCTTTGGTGCCTATGCGCAATATGCAGGGCGCAACCGAGTGCCATATGTGCGGGCGTTGTAGTGATTATCGTGGCGCAATTGCCTTGAGCGTGCGCTCGCCAGAAGCTGAAATTACCCAGTTTTCCAAAGGCAGTGGCTGGGAAACGGTGCTGATTTTATTTGGCCTGATGGGGCTGGCGGTGGGGGCATTTCAGTGGACCGCTAGCCCGTGGCTGGTGGATGCCAAGCAGATGATGGCCGAGTGGCTGGTGAATCGCGATATCTTCTGGCCGCTGCAAGACAATGCGCCTTGGTGGATTCTGACTCACTACCCCGAGGTGAACGATAGCTTCTCTTGGCTGGATGGCGGCCTGATCGTGGCCTATATCGGCTGCAGCATGTTGTTTCTGGGCGGTAGTCTCTATCTGTGCTTAAAACTGGCGGATTGGATTTTGCCTAAACGTGATGTTTTAAGCGTGCATAAGCTGACGCAATCCTTTATCCCCGCCGCGGCCTGCGGTGTGTTTTTAGGCTTGTCGGCGCTGACGGTGAATTTACTGAAGCATGAAGGCGTGGCAACGGCATGGGCACCTGCTGCTAGAGCGGTACTCCTGAGCATGGCCTTACTCTGGTCACTCAGATTATTCTGGCGATTGGCTAGCCAGCGCACGATGCAATGGTGGCCACGCTTGGGGGCACTGACATTGGCGGGCTTGGGCTTGGTTTTATATGGCTGGGCTTGGGTTTTGTTATTTTTTGTATGGGCCTAG
- a CDS encoding FTR1 family iron permease, with protein sequence MEQVAFIVWRESVEALLVVGILYAWLRANPVAGQRGMAYLWGGVGLGLVLSGLLALTLLGVSSWLDDTAQEYFQAAMPLVAAALIVQMVVWMRKNGRSLKRELEGGLASNAAEKNWWGLLFLVALAVAREGSETVVFLYGSVAGSSNGGSLALAGLGGFVAALATFQLLQLGGKYISWRWFFKVTEILLLLLAGAMLNSGVEHLIGMGVLPAIIDPLWDSSAWLDESVSVGKLLADFAGYRSHPALSLLVIWSSYWIATTYLLRRVSRTGQ encoded by the coding sequence ATGGAACAAGTCGCATTTATTGTCTGGCGTGAAAGTGTAGAGGCGCTGCTGGTGGTGGGGATTTTATACGCTTGGCTGCGCGCCAATCCGGTAGCTGGCCAGCGTGGCATGGCATACCTCTGGGGTGGTGTGGGCTTGGGTCTGGTGTTGTCGGGCTTGCTGGCGCTGACGCTATTGGGCGTTTCTAGCTGGCTGGATGATACGGCTCAGGAGTATTTTCAGGCCGCAATGCCCTTGGTGGCCGCTGCGCTGATTGTGCAGATGGTGGTGTGGATGCGTAAAAATGGTCGCAGCCTCAAGCGTGAATTAGAGGGCGGCCTTGCCAGTAATGCGGCAGAAAAAAACTGGTGGGGTTTATTGTTTTTGGTGGCGCTCGCTGTGGCGCGTGAAGGTAGTGAAACCGTGGTGTTTTTATACGGCAGCGTGGCCGGCAGTAGCAATGGCGGATCGTTAGCGCTGGCGGGCTTGGGCGGCTTTGTGGCGGCGTTGGCGACATTTCAGCTTTTGCAATTGGGCGGTAAATATATTTCTTGGCGCTGGTTTTTTAAGGTGACCGAAATCTTGCTGCTGCTCTTGGCTGGCGCAATGTTGAACTCCGGCGTAGAGCATTTGATTGGCATGGGTGTTTTGCCTGCGATTATTGATCCGCTCTGGGATAGTTCGGCTTGGCTGGATGAAAGCGTGAGTGTGGGTAAATTACTGGCCGATTTTGCGGGATATCGCTCACATCCCGCTTTATCTTTGCTAGTGATTTGGAGTAGTTACTGGATTGCAACCACTTACTTGCTGCGCCGTGTGAGTCGTACAGGGCAATGA
- a CDS encoding iron transporter, with protein MKYLAPIIALALSAQAYAAEYPIGKPTIKNGMELAAVYLQPVKMEPDGMMRKAEASDIHLEADIHAAKGNPNGFGEGEWMPYLLIKYELQKVGSKNVIKGDFMAMVASDGPHYGDNIKLEGPGKYKLKYTILPPSENPMAHFGRHVDKETGVAPWFKPFDLNYEFTYAGTGKKGGY; from the coding sequence ATGAAATATCTGGCTCCTATTATTGCTTTGGCCTTGTCTGCCCAAGCTTACGCCGCAGAATACCCAATTGGTAAACCAACGATTAAAAATGGCATGGAGTTGGCGGCGGTTTATTTGCAGCCGGTTAAAATGGAGCCGGATGGCATGATGCGTAAGGCGGAAGCTTCGGATATCCACCTTGAAGCCGATATTCACGCCGCTAAAGGCAACCCGAATGGCTTTGGTGAAGGCGAATGGATGCCGTATTTATTGATTAAATACGAGCTGCAAAAAGTGGGCAGCAAGAATGTCATCAAGGGCGATTTTATGGCTATGGTCGCGAGCGATGGCCCGCATTATGGCGACAATATCAAGCTGGAAGGCCCTGGTAAGTACAAACTGAAATACACCATCTTGCCGCCATCAGAAAACCCAATGGCCCACTTTGGCCGTCATGTGGATAAGGAAACCGGCGTTGCGCCTTGGTTCAAGCCTTTTGATCTGAACTATGAATTTACCTATGCCGGAACAGGCAAGAAGGGTGGTTATTAA
- a CDS encoding cupredoxin domain-containing protein, with amino-acid sequence MRRIVVVLLSTCSLMASASDLLTFRVELNDGKVTPTRIEAPAKTKFKLILVNKGKSPAEFESLPLRKEKVLAPGVESFVVIQGVSAGEYIFFDDFHPQARGVIVVK; translated from the coding sequence ATGCGACGTATTGTGGTGGTTTTGTTAAGCACATGCAGCCTAATGGCGAGTGCGAGCGATTTGCTGACTTTTAGGGTGGAGCTCAACGATGGCAAGGTCACGCCAACGCGCATCGAAGCACCAGCCAAAACTAAATTCAAGCTGATATTAGTGAATAAGGGTAAGTCGCCTGCAGAATTTGAAAGCCTGCCGCTGCGTAAAGAAAAAGTCCTCGCCCCAGGTGTTGAATCCTTTGTGGTGATTCAGGGCGTATCGGCTGGCGAATATATCTTTTTTGATGATTTCCACCCGCAGGCACGGGGTGTGATTGTGGTGAAGTAA
- the murU gene encoding N-acetylmuramate alpha-1-phosphate uridylyltransferase MurU, whose amino-acid sequence MKAMILAAGRGERMRPLTDTCPKPLLEVGGTPLIGWHLRRLAEAGISEVVINHAWLGGMIEERLGDGSAYGVSIQYSAEETALETAGGIAKALPLLGDEPFAVINGDIFTDYDFAKLPAIAQNLGENLGHLVMVKKADYPTGCDLAIDADGKARLCQEGDQAMTFAGVAVYHPAFFADIAAGQAAALLPSFMRSMEKSQLQAESFSGGWLDVGTVERLNQADVWAKCSNKPRSLD is encoded by the coding sequence ATGAAAGCCATGATTCTTGCAGCAGGGCGCGGTGAGCGCATGCGCCCCCTTACCGATACCTGTCCTAAGCCCCTGTTAGAAGTCGGCGGCACGCCTTTGATAGGTTGGCATTTACGCCGCCTTGCTGAGGCAGGGATTAGCGAGGTGGTCATCAACCACGCTTGGCTAGGGGGCATGATAGAAGAGCGTTTAGGTGACGGCTCTGCCTACGGAGTGAGCATCCAGTATTCAGCTGAAGAAACCGCGCTGGAAACAGCAGGAGGGATTGCTAAAGCTCTGCCGCTATTGGGGGATGAGCCGTTTGCTGTGATTAATGGCGATATTTTTACTGATTATGATTTTGCTAAGTTGCCAGCCATTGCTCAAAACTTGGGTGAAAACTTAGGACATTTAGTCATGGTAAAAAAAGCGGATTACCCGACTGGGTGCGATTTGGCGATTGATGCCGATGGCAAGGCAAGGCTTTGCCAAGAGGGCGATCAGGCCATGACCTTTGCAGGCGTGGCTGTTTATCACCCAGCATTTTTTGCAGATATCGCGGCAGGGCAAGCCGCAGCACTGCTTCCTTCGTTTATGCGTAGTATGGAAAAGTCTCAGCTACAGGCGGAGTCATTCTCTGGGGGATGGCTGGACGTGGGGACGGTGGAAAGGTTGAATCAGGCCGATGTTTGGGCGAAATGCAGCAACAAGCCTCGATCGTTAGATTGA
- a CDS encoding LPS-assembly protein LptD, which produces MSATHTPFHFRLTAIAAALFCAMAHSAEPLPINVEADNVVGTAEGTTEARGDVQLHRGDINVNAEWATFDQKSNRVTAGDQVEMTRRGDVLKGNQLDYLLDTKYGSLTNPDYTIAQGLGRGDAVKLLFEGDDKYRLADGRFTTCQPGDNAWFLHANELELDYVTNKGIAHSAWLEFKGAPIMYMPWMNFPLNSNRQTGFLAPSFSTNNRNGFEFSTPFYWNIAPNYDFTLTPRYMSRRGVMLGGEFRYMQPDYAGTLKVEGLSNDTVSDSSRSSIVFQHQQALTDRLALSLNVQKVSDDDYFNDFGDRLSVASQTNLPREAVLSYRGDDWQTFGRWQRFQTIQSTANPVDEPYARVPQLGFSATPDWIKGVQLGISAEATEFNHSTKINGSRVWVKPEISMPFIGSYGFIKPKISVHASSYQLRANGPNQVSSTENRTIPIFSVDSGLYFEKESSFGGEEYTQTLEPRAYYAYVPYRDQSKLPNFDSAITDFSFAQMFSENQFSGNDRINDANQLTLALSSRLYESSTGIERVRATIGQRFYFTDQRVTLDAPGRPDEATSSDLLLSLSGQVWRDFMVGYSLQYNARDDSTIRSDINLGWSPGAFRALNMRYVQSRNNNIEQVDFSGQWPLGGGWYAIGRANYSLRDNKALETLGGFEYNAGCWAVRFAAQRYITNDGTFNTNFFALLELGGLGGLGSNPIDVLRQTIPGYTDTYSKVH; this is translated from the coding sequence ATGTCCGCGACCCACACACCATTTCATTTCCGTCTCACCGCAATTGCCGCTGCACTCTTCTGTGCGATGGCGCATTCGGCTGAGCCTCTTCCCATCAATGTGGAGGCCGACAACGTCGTTGGCACTGCCGAGGGGACCACAGAAGCCAGAGGCGATGTTCAACTCCATAGAGGCGATATTAACGTGAATGCCGAGTGGGCCACCTTCGATCAAAAATCGAACAGGGTGACCGCCGGTGATCAAGTTGAAATGACGCGCCGAGGGGATGTCTTAAAAGGCAATCAGCTCGATTATTTGCTGGATACCAAATATGGCTCGCTCACCAATCCTGATTACACCATCGCCCAAGGCTTAGGCCGGGGAGATGCGGTGAAGCTGTTATTTGAAGGCGACGATAAATACCGCCTGGCAGATGGACGCTTTACCACTTGTCAGCCTGGCGACAATGCATGGTTTTTGCACGCCAATGAGTTGGAGCTGGATTACGTTACGAATAAAGGGATTGCACACAGCGCCTGGCTGGAATTCAAAGGCGCGCCGATTATGTATATGCCGTGGATGAACTTCCCGCTCAATAGCAATCGGCAAACCGGCTTTTTAGCGCCCTCGTTCAGCACCAATAACCGTAATGGTTTTGAATTCAGCACGCCTTTCTATTGGAATATCGCGCCCAATTATGATTTCACCCTAACGCCGCGCTATATGTCGCGCCGTGGTGTGATGCTGGGCGGTGAGTTTCGCTATATGCAGCCTGATTACGCAGGCACGCTAAAAGTTGAAGGCTTAAGCAACGATACGGTATCCGATAGTAGCCGCAGCAGCATTGTGTTTCAGCACCAGCAGGCACTGACAGATCGCCTCGCACTTAGTTTAAACGTGCAAAAAGTATCAGATGATGATTACTTTAATGATTTTGGTGATCGCTTAAGCGTTGCCTCGCAAACCAATTTGCCCCGCGAAGCGGTGCTCAGCTATCGCGGTGATGATTGGCAAACTTTTGGCCGCTGGCAGCGTTTTCAAACCATCCAAAGTACGGCCAATCCAGTCGATGAGCCTTATGCTCGTGTGCCGCAGCTGGGTTTCTCTGCTACACCAGATTGGATTAAAGGCGTGCAGCTGGGCATTTCAGCTGAAGCCACCGAATTTAATCACTCCACTAAAATCAATGGCTCGCGCGTCTGGGTAAAGCCTGAAATCAGCATGCCCTTTATTGGCTCTTATGGCTTTATTAAGCCCAAGATCAGTGTGCATGCATCAAGCTACCAGCTGCGTGCCAATGGCCCAAATCAGGTAAGCAGCACAGAAAATCGCACCATACCGATTTTCAGCGTGGATAGCGGCCTCTACTTTGAAAAAGAAAGCAGCTTTGGCGGCGAGGAATATACGCAAACGCTGGAGCCACGCGCTTACTACGCCTATGTGCCTTACCGGGATCAATCTAAACTACCTAACTTTGACTCAGCCATTACTGATTTCTCATTTGCACAGATGTTTTCTGAAAATCAGTTTTCAGGTAACGACCGTATCAATGATGCCAATCAGCTCACGCTGGCGCTTTCATCACGGCTTTATGAATCATCCACAGGGATAGAACGCGTTCGGGCCACCATTGGCCAGCGCTTCTACTTTACAGATCAAAGAGTCACCCTCGATGCACCGGGCCGACCGGATGAAGCGACTTCTTCTGATTTATTACTATCGCTCAGCGGGCAGGTCTGGCGTGATTTTATGGTGGGCTACAGCCTGCAATATAATGCCAGAGATGACAGCACCATTCGCTCGGATATCAATCTGGGCTGGAGCCCAGGTGCTTTCCGTGCTCTGAATATGCGTTATGTGCAAAGCCGTAATAATAATATTGAACAAGTCGATTTTTCTGGCCAGTGGCCACTCGGCGGAGGCTGGTATGCCATTGGGCGCGCCAACTATTCACTGCGTGACAACAAGGCTTTGGAAACTCTGGGTGGGTTTGAATATAATGCCGGCTGCTGGGCAGTACGCTTTGCCGCCCAACGCTACATTACCAACGACGGCACCTTTAATACCAACTTCTTCGCCCTGCTTGAACTGGGCGGGCTAGGCGGCTTGGGCAGCAATCCGATTGATGTATTGCGACAAACTATTCCTGGTTATACCGATACCTACAGCAAGGTCCACTGA